The nucleotide sequence gaaactgtctcctgtatctcctgcactgaaaggcagattctttaccactagcgccacctgggaagcctgaagagGAGAGGGGGCCCTGAAATACcaggtggttagtttttatgggctgagtAGTTTCCTGGGCTGATAAGTGGGAGGAACATTCTAACCAgcttggaggaggggtggggattTTTCAGAATGGagccaccacccactttttggcctttttgGCCCTAAACTGTCCTGGcccctgtgggtgtgtcatttagagGATAATGAATTATAATTATTGTTTAATGAGACTCAAGATCTACTGAAAGTTGAATCTAGTTGGTTCTAAACAGTTGGTTCTAATGGCTGTGTCCTGCCCCCTTCCTTCTGTTCTCCAAATCTATTTGTTTTTAGTTCAAGATAATATACATTCAAATATAATATAAAGAATCCTACATTAAATATTGGCATTTCAAGCTGAAAGTTTTAAGAGAATTTGAGTCTCTACACAGTGTTGAGATGTTTGAAAtacttaacttttattttacctttttatagtttaatttgttagatttctttgcaatgggcttcagtagttgagactCATGGACTTAGGTGCTGTGTGGCAAGCcgggtcttcctggaccaaggatcaaatccatgtcttctgcattggcaggtggactctgaaccactggaccatcagggaagtccctaggtttCTGTCTTCTGAACAGAAAATGGCAATGCTATTCACTAAAATAGTGCCAGCTTTGTGTAATCCTCCAACTTCATacgaaaaatatatgaaaagttaacatcatacccattttacagataggaaagtAAAACTTTACAAAGGTTAAATACTTTGCCCACTGTTGCAGGGAGTCAGAACTCTGGATTTATCTGTTTTGGAAGTGGACTTATACAATACTTGGTATTTTATATCTGGTGTCTTTCACGTAGCACAGTGTTTTGAAGGATATATTgcaggatatgtgtgtgtgtatgtctgtcaCTGTCATTCTGACTCttcggccccatgaactgtagctggtcaggctcctctctccatgagattctccaggcaagaatactggagtgggttgccatgccctcctccagaggaatcttcccaacccaaggatcaaacccaggtcttccacattgcaggcgtattctttaccatctgaaccatcaaggaagcccaagaatactggaatgggtagcctatccgttctccaggggatctttctgaccccgggactcaaaccggggtctcctgcattgcaggcggattctttatcagctgagctaccaggaagcccttCTACTTTTAGGCTACTACCAGTAATGCTGCTAGAATAttcatgtgcaagtttttgtTTGAACCTTTGTTTTTAGTTCTCTTGGGTATGTgccaaggagtggaattgctgtgtcataCAGTAATTTCGTACTGacttttgaggaaccaccaaactttttaatgtaatttcatACTGACTTTTGAGGAACTACCAAACTTTTTAATAGTGGTTGCACGATTTTACATTTCCTCTAGCCAATATatggttctaatttctccacattctcaccaacaatggttattatttttttggtttgtttgtttataccCATCATAGTAACTataagtggtatctcattgtggttttcatttgcatttccctcatgactaaggatgttgagaatcttttcatctgCTTACTAGAGGTCTGTtaatcttccttggagaaatgtatcggcatttttttttttttttaatggagccacacagcaggtgggatcttagttcccaaacagggatggaacccgaaccccctgcattgggagcgccaagtctttttttttttttttgcctgacaCGCTTTATTCAATGCCACCCACAGAAGCCTCCCGCAGCCTCCTAGCTCCTCCCCTCAGGGCTGCAGCGGAGGGGCTTTCCTGGGGTCTGTGGCTACCTGGGCAGTGGTACTGCAGCCTGCATGGGGCAGTGCCCAGTCCTCAAGGCTTTGTGCTTTGACTGAACTTGGGAGGACGGGGTCAGCCAGCCTCCCGGACTGGTGTCCTCAAGAGGGAGCCGGCAGTGTGACCCGGCCCCCAGAGGCTCCCAAGGCCACTACCACCCCGCCAGCAGGCCACCACAGCCCAGGGAGTCCGGACAAACGAGGCAGTGACCCGGGCCTCTCCTGAGAGTCATGGCCTCAGGTGCGGCAGGCATGGGACAGGTCTGGCATTCACAGGCCACACTGGCCATGGCTCAAGCCTCCAGGCTGATGGATGGGCTGCAGCGAGGGTGCTGGCCAGGATCCACTCAGGCAGCAGGGTCTCCCTTCGCCCAGGCCCTTGGGAGGGAgcgccaagtcttaaccactggactgcccagAAGTCCCTAAATTAGGTTGtctatattctggatactagactCTAATCAGATAATATCTGTAAATTTTTTCCTCAGTCTGAGTTTGAAACTGAATCCTCGTAAAACAGAGTTCCTCTACTGAGTTTATGATTAACATCTCTATCTAAAACTTTGTTCCCTTCTTGTCCCACTCCCGTTCCCCTCAGGATTGAGTCCTATCAAAAGGAGAACTGAAAAGGACATGCCCAGGAAAGGCCCCGCTGTGTTCCCTGtttcttatttgtagaaaaaATCTTTAGTATCTTAGGCTTTCCCTGAGTTTTGAAGAGCAGACTTATGCAGGTATGAATTAGGAACTTTCTCAGACTTAGGTATTTGATAAACTTTGAATTAATTTGTGTGCGTGTATGATCCATATTCAGTCTTTTGTCGATGGATATACACTTGTTCCAGCATCATTTGCTGAGAATACTGTTCTTTCTCTACTGAATGGTCCCGGCACCCTTGTCAGAACTCAGTTGAACATAGATGTGTGCACTTGTTCTTGGACTCCGAAGTCTATTCCATCATACGGACTTTGTgtagtttaactttttaaaaatcacctttggAATTACTTTAGTTTGACCTTTTATCTCCAAAGCTCCAAAATTATCATTTATTCAGCTGATTGAGCCAGAATCAAATTTGCTGTGGGAAAAATTTactaaaaaatcaagaaaatggatTTCATAGCAATGTTAATACAATGTTAGACTATGTTACAATTATATGATTTACTATTAGCATTTTCAAAGGTATAAATGTATGAGACATTACAAATCcattttaacaaaacaaaaaggaaaattatgataaATGAGACACTGCATACCATAAACATATAATATGAATACATGAATAagggtttttaatatttaattctttcacAAATTATGTACAATAAGAGTAAAACAGTATAATTATGCattcaagtttttttctttttttgctttcaacttttcCTGTAGATCTGTTTATCTGCATTGCAAGGGTTGCTAGGTAATAGTTGTGTTATGgttattctgaatatttttctcaCAGTCCATGATAGTTATTAGGAACAAATAACCAGTTTGTGCTGTGGTGGATCATTCCATTTTAATGGATAAAACACTATTTCCTTGCAATGCTCTGTCGTCCTCTCTCAAATACTGTCTTCTGTCACAGTCTCTTATATTGTCACATCTTTGAGAGAAGGGACccatacatgcaaaaaaaaagggaaaaaatcttgACCTGGTTGACTttcctgaggttcagagagaatggacttttttcttttctcaacatTCAAGCAACTCCCTTCCAAGTGTTCACTAGTTACGTGGGAAATGTGTGGTTGCACAATTAAGATTCTAAAAGGATCTTTTTGCAGATTTGTTACCTGAGGTATCAATTCACTTGTAGCATGTCTTTTCCACAGCCCTCAAATTCATTTTAATCTCCTTTATTATACAGCATCCTAACGGTGATCATGCATATTCCATGCCAAGAAAAAATTAGTATGTACAAACATTAAAATCAGGCTTCAGACAATTCAACACAGAACACATGCTTGGATATTAATGCTTTGAATAGACAGCTTGGGGTTGCAGTCACCCAGGTTTTCTCATTAGGTTCTGTGGATCACAGGGTGGCAAGTTTGTTCACTTGAAAGTGAACCCCAaaggaaaagagtagaaaaatcTATCATTAATACCGTTAGAAAACGCAGAACAAgaatcaaataattaaaaatactggTCATAAAACCTCTGATCCTCTCACCACGCTCCTCAGCATTAacctcttgctttctctctgcttAAAAGTCAAGAGTAGggacacagggcttcccaggccctGCAGTTCTGCCATTTCCCAGTAGGGGGCGATGTTACATTGAAAAACTGAACCAGTTTTTTGGCATTAACCCTGGTGGGTCTGTGTTCCTTCTCTTTTcaagacagttttttaaaaaagtcctcTATGAATACTTTTTTTCTAAACTCAAAGAAAGTGAGAGTTGAAGAACAGCAGAATTCTTCAAAGATAGTTCTTTTACCCCACTATCTTCACAGATACTTCTTTGTATGTGACATTCTTGAAGGTTGGTATCAAAGTCCCAAAGTACGAAATGCATCCCGCAAGTCATCAACCTCGTAGAGTGGCTGTGGAGAAAGACAGTGGGTGACTTTGTAATTTTTGTGTcaattttttcttgttaaaatttaTATCTTTTGGTTGCACCGcatctgggatcttagctccccgatcaggggtcgaacccgtgtcccctgccccagaagctcggagtcttaaccactggaccaccagggacgttcctattaatattttttaagaaaagaaggggagagggagaggaaagagaaagagaggaagaaattttcctagGAGTAAAATGGATTCTGGGGAGAGTCTAAGTTAAAGATGTGAGTGAGGAAAGAGAGGGTAGGGGATTAGGGTGGGGAagcggagaagggaaaggaatctTACTAGAAGGCTGGTGCTtgggctaagtcgtgtctgactctttgcgaccccatggactgtagcccaccaggctcctctgtccgtgggatttcccagcaagaatactggagtgggttgccatgccctcctccaggggatcttcccgacccaggaatcgaacctctTTTTTGTCTTCTGGATTGGctggcgtgttctttaccactagcgccacctgggaaaccccagaggGCTAGTACAGGGCTTTGAATTGTGAAACATTAGAGCAAACTCAGTTGTAGaagaaatgacaacaaaaacagaaaagagaacgTTTTCATCAGGAAAAATAAGGGGAGAatgataaacacacacaaacacacacgcggAAATGTAGGAAATATAAGTAGTGCCAGGGATAGATAACtttggagggagaaagaaaatgagaagcaaAGAAAGCCCCCTCACTTACCAAAAGGATGCGTCGAAGCTGTCTAGACAGACGAACCGAATTTTCATGCAGTCCCTCCCAGGCTTTGAAAGTTCTTTCACGATTTTCCACAAAAGTATTCCAGCAATAAAAGTAatctatttgaaaatttaaaaaggagaggggaggggatggaTCAGAGCTCAAAtcatgaggaaagaaagaaaaccctgccacccctcccccaaagtCTTGGGTCCACCGATTCTTTTCCTCCAATTCTCCTTGATAGCTTTCAGCCCCAAAGGCGAGTTAGGACTTTGGGGGCGAGTAAGAATTCTGCCCCCTCTCTCCTCTCACCCAATCTGAATGGCCAGTCCTGCTCTGGAGAGCCGGGCCGAAAGGTCCCTGCGCACCTTTGAACGTCATGATGGCGATCTGGACTCCAGCGCGGTGCAGCCGCCGCAGCCCCTCTGGTTCAGCCTTGCGCTCCTTGTCGCAGAAGTAGAGGCGAGCCGTGAAGATCCGCAGGCTCAGGTTGGGGTACCCCCGCAGGAAGTCGGCCACGTGCCGCGCACAGTCGTAGCAGGGGCTCCAAGACGTGAACCAGGTGACGCGGTAGCACCGCCCAGGGTCCAGATCCCAGTCAGAGATGTAGCGGAGGAAGAGCAACTCCACGTGGCATCCGGCCTGGGGAGAGAGCAGAGACTCAGGGGATGGTGACCGACCTTGACTGTCCTGCTGGTAGCTTCACCGTCATTAATTTGTGTCCCTCCCACCGCTCAGCCTTTTTGGGGTGTCTGTCTTCGGTTTTGTCCGAGGTTACAGAAAGGCTAAGCAACTGTCTGAAAGGACACAATGATGAGTGGTGATCCTACTAAACTCTTTGCACTTTTGGCCTTGGGAAGGGAAAGGGGTGCAGATTTTCTGTTGAACAGtgggaggatgaaatgagttaagTGGGTCAAGTAGCATCACACTATCTCAGATTTAGTTTTGTTTGTGAAGTTGCTTTTCCTTCCTTGGAGAGGAAGAAACGGCTTGAAGTGCTGCTGATGTAACCGTTGTGAAAATACACTGGACTCTCCTACACCAAGTGGAGAATAAAAAGTTAGGGTTAGGAGAGTCTGAGACTGACAAGTGGGTGTTGTAAAAGAGGTAGTAGGCACCGGTTGTGGTTTAAGAACAATTAAATACAGGGGtcccttgttttattgtgcttggCTATATTGGACTTTGCAGATACTTTGTGTTccgaaggtttgtggcaaccctgccttGAGCAAGTCCACTGGTGtcattttttccaacagcatccACTCACTTTGTGTCTGTGTCGCAGTTCGTGATTCTTGCAAAtttcaaacttttcattattatggTTATCTGTGGTCAGTGATCTTTGTTACTAGTATGACTCATTGAAGGCTTAGATGATAGCAATTTTTAGCATTAAgctttaaaattaagatatacaCTTTTTGTTTTAGATATAATTGTATTGCATACTTAAAAGAACtgtagtatagtgtaaacatataACTTTTGTATGTACTAGGGCTGccttggtggctcacatggtaaagaatctgcctgcaatgggggagatccaggtttgatccctggatcgggaagatcccctggagaaggcatggtaacccactccagtattcttgcctggagaattctatggactagaggagcccggcaggctacagtccatggagtcacaaagggtcagacaggatcGAAAAACTAGCACTTTCAGGAAACCCCCAAAtttgactcactttattgcactaTTCTCTATTGCAATATGCTTTATTGCCATGTTCTGGAATCAAATTTACAAAATCTCCGAGGTGTGCCTGTAATGAGTTTGCTCTTTGTATGACCCCCCCATGATTGTAATAGTAATCACCATAGTGAGATATAGCAAGTCCACTTCATAGTGCAGAAAAGTCATTGCTCCCAGAATCTGAAGACCTAAGTTCCATAAGTCACCCAACTCTTAGATCTTCTGATTCCTCATAAGTTAAATGGAGTTTTGTTGTGAAGActcagggagagggaaggagaggaacaCAAAAGCTTTCTATGTTTAGAATGTGTCTTATCACCAAATAGGGAAAAGATTAGAAGCTACAACAATTGCAGTGGGACAATGAACACAACACAAATAGAGGCCAAGAAAAGTGGGATGTGTCAGTGTCATTCTACCCAGGGAGTCTTCCCTGCATTTCCACCAAGACCACATGTCAACTGCATGTTATGTAAACTCTTCTGGATTTTGGTGACGAAGTCTCTTGAAAATGTAATTCTCTGATcttctaggcttttttttttaatgctagatGTGttattgctcagttggtaaagaatctgcctggaatgtaggagacctgagttcaatccctggattgggaagattccctggaaaaggaaatggcaagtattcttgcccactccagtattcttgcctggagaatcctatggacagaggagcctggcaggctacagtccatggggtcccaagagtgggagacaactgagcaactaaaccaccactgccGCCATATTATCGAGAagcagtttttattatttatctattcatggcttctcttgttacagaacATGAGCTCCTGGGTGcgagggttcagtagttgcagtatgaaagctcagtagttgtggcacgtgggcttagctgctccagggcatgtgaaatcttcctgcaccagggatcgaacctgtgtcccctgcactggcaggcagattcttagccactgtgcCCCAGGGAAATCCTGATCTTCTAGTTTTAATTCATGGCTTCCCTGAATTTTCTGAGGGTCACTACGATGAATGTACTTACTGGCTTATGATCCAGGTGAGCAGGAAGGAATAGAAATCATTTGAAAGATAGAACTGAATCATTAATTTTTCCTAATTCTTCTtccttcattatttaaaattccaaagcCACAATTTGTTTTTCCACGTTTACAGTTCAGCTTGAATGAGCTGATAATATTCCCCCAAATAAAAAatctctttcttttggtttcttccttAATCTGAAAAGCAATTTGGAtgctggggaaaggagaggaaggttTGGGGCAGTGATTCTTAGCACCGAAACAAGGTGTGGCCTGATGTGCCCAGCAGGATTCGGGAAGATGTTAAATGAACCTGTCTATTGTGGGTGCAGAGacatataaaagagaaaagatatctCAGAGATCTAATGGAGACAAATGAACCAGGCTGAGTAGCATCATCAGCAGGTGGCTATAAAAGTGCCCTCAGTGTAGCTGCTTGGGAAGCaggcattaattaattaatagcaAGATATTAATTGATACCTTGTTTCGAAGGTGCCCGAAGTCCAGTGAGAAGGAGGTGGGACTGTCCCGCCGCTTCACCACGTAGCACAAGTAGGTCTCATGGCGGCCCTTAGCCCAGCGCACGTTTTTgaactggtaaagaaactgtctctgcttcatcaagagg is from Bubalus bubalis isolate 160015118507 breed Murrah chromosome 4, NDDB_SH_1, whole genome shotgun sequence and encodes:
- the AICDA gene encoding single-stranded DNA cytosine deaminase isoform X2, encoding MDSLLMKQRQFLYQFKNVRWAKGRHETYLCYVVKRRDSPTSFSLDFGHLRNKAGCHVELLFLRYISDWDLDPGRCYRVTWFTSWSPCYDCARHVADFLRGYPNLSLRIFTARLYFCDKERKAEPEGLRRLHRAGVQIAIMTFKDYFYCWNTFVENRERTFKAWEGLHENSVRLSRQLRRILLPLYEVDDLRDAFRTLGL
- the AICDA gene encoding single-stranded DNA cytosine deaminase isoform X1, which codes for MDSLLMKQRQFLYQFKNVRWAKGRHETYLCYVVKRRDSPTSFSLDFGHLRNKAGCHVELLFLRYISDWDLDPGRCYRVTWFTSWSPCYDCARHVADFLRGYPNLSLRIFTARLYFCDKERKAEPEGLRRLHRAGVQIAIMTFKDYFYCWNTFVENRERTFKAWEGLHENSVRLSRQLRRILLVSEGAFFASHFLSPSKVIYPWHYLYFLHFRVCVCVCLSFSPYFS